From Ascaphus truei isolate aAscTru1 chromosome 17, aAscTru1.hap1, whole genome shotgun sequence, the proteins below share one genomic window:
- the MKRN2 gene encoding E3 ubiquitin-protein ligase makorin-2, with protein MSTRHVTCRYFMHGVCREGSRCLFSHDLATSKPSTICRFYQKGQCAYGTRCRYDHVKPCGGAVVYFPQGPLSPAPEIAPPAPPPQETAEPVLTNAPPRREKKPLVLRDRDLCGLSEEKGRANPALQPSYSSDTQVTALEAKPHSYLQAICTGLEEGEAGSPYPGDPQQLCPYAAAGACQFGDSCVYLHGDVCDICGLHVLHPCDQEQRKTHEKLCMENFEHEMEKAFAFQASQEKVCSICMEVVYDKSSSSERRFGILSNCNHTYCLSCIRQWRCAKQFENPVIKSCPECRVVSEFVIPSVYWVEDQSKKNDLIEAFKLGMGKKACKYFDQGRGTCPFGGKCLYLHAYPDGSRAEPEKPRKQLCSEGTVRFFNSVRLWDFIEDRENRSNPNAEDPVTDLGELFMHLSGGDQEAAAPST; from the exons GTATTTCATGCATGGTGTGTGCCGTGAAGGAAGCAGATGTTTGTTTTCACATGATCTAGCGACAAGTAAACCATCTACTATATGTCGATTTTATCAGAAAGGACAATGTGCTTATGGTACCCGCTGCAG GTATGATCATGTCAAACCTTGTGGGGGTGCAGTGGTTTATTTCCCTCAAGGACCTTTATCACCAGCTCCTGAGAttgccccccctgctcctcccccgcAAGAGACCGCAGAACCAGTCCTCACAAACGCCCCTCCGCGGCGTGAGAAGAAGCCCCTTGTACTTCGGGATCGTG atctctGTGGGTTATCAGAAGAAAAGGGAAGAGCAAACCCTGCCCTTCAGCCAAGTTACAGCAGTGATACCCAAGTAACTGCTTTGGAAGCAAAGCCCCATTCCTATCTGCAAGCCATTTGTACGGGCCTggaggaaggagaagcagggAGCCCCTATCCTGGGGACCCCCAACAGCTTTGCCCTTACGCAGCAGCTGGAGCATGTCAGTTTGGCGACAGCTGTGTGTATCTCCATGGTGACGTGTGCGATATCTGTGGCCTGCACGTTCTCCATCCTTGTGACCAGGAACAGAGGAAGACCCATGAAAAG TTGTGTATGGAAAACTTTGAACATGAAATGGAAAAAGCATTTGCCTTTCAGGCAAGTCAGGAGAAGGTCTGTAGCATCTGCATGGAGGTTGTGTATGATAAATCTTCATCATCTGAGAGAAGGTTTGGGATTCTTTCAAACTGCAACCACACTTACTGCTTATCCTGCATCAGACAGTGGAGATGTGCAAAACAGTTTGAGAATCCTGTTATAAA gTCTTGTCCGGAATGCCGTGTGGTGTCAGAGTTTGTGATCCCAAGCGTGTACTGGGTTGAAGACCAAAGTAAAAAGAATGACCTGATTGAGGCTTTTAAGCTGGGAATGGG TAAAAAGGCCTGCAAGTATTTTGATCAAGGCAGAGGAACTTGTCCATTTGGTGGGAAATGCCTTTACTTGCATGCTTACCCTGACGGCAGCAGAGCGGAGCCAGAGAAGCCACGAAAACAACTTTGCTCTGAGGGCACAGTTCGG TTTTTCAATTCTGTCCGGCTATGGGATTTCATTGAAGATCGTGAAAATCGAAGCAACCCTAATGCTGAGGACCCAGTGACTGACCTTGGAGAACTCTTCATGCATCTTTCCGGAGGAGACCAGGAAGCTGCTGCACCCTCAACCTAA